The Sulfurospirillum halorespirans DSM 13726 genome has a window encoding:
- a CDS encoding TonB-dependent receptor domain-containing protein translates to MLNSLRIKQTLRLSLVTTTLLCSVAMAEEQQLESVEVWETQVSSSSLNLGSSSIETKQADHLSDLLRDLPGVDVGGTSSINNRIAIRGLEDENLDISIDGAKVSNVNMFHHIGNLLVNPDILKKADVQVGTNSVVNGGLGGAVAFETKDGKDLLQDGKEYGARIQGNYNSNDSLGGSVAAYGKVTDKVDLLLYHHYVDKNEWEDGRGEESFGTDGEVGNTLIKVGYDISDVQRITLSYDKLKDEGDYVPRPDFGKAYNQYATGNYLYPTEYTRETITLKHQIDLGDNLFLQTSIYSNENELQRYEKRDGTTQRVRAVPAGMNPYEGLLDGVVKNYGINTKAQSTIALGSFNNTFTYGGLYDTQSSEVEWSGEQYGENEKAKTGALYVEDAIAFSNGFILTPGIRYNNYQYDGVYGEISDSKFTYGLAAEYPLSDTFSLIASATTLYKGVEMVDVLASNRMYVNDNSGLKAETGINKEVGFKYQNKNTLGAKNLGFSFKVFDTRIDDYIITTWTTSTSAEMTNGGTLDIQGFEASFVYDIGALSSLITYAHSNSKFRNTGLSTQREPGDSLSVNLDYAFMKNLSLSWDSLFVMEEERQYIAAQQTKEAYDVHDIAVKWKPSSVKGLTLIAGVDNIFDESYVSHASENRLLSGVSLSDYEPGRNIKLSFSYEF, encoded by the coding sequence ATGTTAAATTCGCTCCGTATAAAACAGACATTAAGGTTATCACTTGTCACAACCACGCTTTTATGCAGTGTTGCTATGGCGGAAGAGCAGCAGTTAGAGAGTGTTGAAGTGTGGGAAACACAGGTCAGCAGCTCCTCCCTCAATCTTGGAAGTTCTTCGATTGAAACCAAACAGGCCGATCATTTAAGCGATCTTTTGCGCGATCTTCCTGGTGTGGATGTGGGAGGTACGAGCTCGATCAACAACCGTATTGCGATTCGTGGTTTGGAGGATGAAAACCTCGATATTAGCATCGATGGCGCGAAAGTTTCCAATGTCAATATGTTCCATCACATCGGTAACTTGCTGGTCAATCCTGACATCTTGAAAAAAGCAGATGTCCAAGTGGGTACTAATTCGGTTGTCAATGGAGGCTTGGGTGGTGCAGTTGCGTTTGAAACCAAAGACGGCAAAGACCTTTTGCAAGATGGCAAAGAGTATGGCGCACGAATTCAGGGCAATTACAACTCCAATGACAGCCTTGGTGGCTCCGTGGCAGCGTATGGCAAAGTCACCGATAAGGTCGATCTTTTATTGTATCATCACTACGTGGACAAGAATGAGTGGGAAGATGGCAGAGGCGAAGAGAGTTTTGGAACCGATGGCGAGGTTGGCAATACGTTGATTAAAGTTGGGTATGACATCAGCGATGTACAACGCATCACACTCTCGTACGATAAACTCAAAGACGAAGGCGATTACGTGCCACGTCCTGACTTTGGCAAAGCGTATAACCAATATGCAACGGGAAATTATCTCTACCCAACCGAGTACACCAGAGAGACGATCACGCTTAAACATCAGATTGATTTAGGCGACAATCTCTTTTTGCAAACCTCGATTTACAGCAATGAAAATGAGCTGCAACGCTATGAAAAACGCGATGGAACCACCCAACGTGTCAGAGCTGTTCCTGCGGGCATGAACCCGTATGAAGGACTCTTGGATGGCGTGGTTAAAAACTATGGTATCAACACCAAAGCACAGTCTACTATCGCGCTTGGAAGTTTCAATAACACCTTTACGTATGGCGGCTTGTACGACACACAGAGCAGTGAAGTTGAGTGGAGTGGCGAGCAATACGGTGAAAATGAGAAAGCCAAAACGGGCGCGCTTTACGTTGAAGATGCCATCGCGTTTAGCAATGGCTTTATCTTAACACCAGGGATTCGTTACAACAACTATCAATACGATGGCGTGTATGGCGAAATCTCTGATAGTAAATTTACCTACGGTTTGGCGGCGGAGTATCCTCTCTCCGACACGTTCAGTCTCATTGCAAGTGCCACAACGCTTTACAAAGGTGTTGAGATGGTGGATGTACTAGCCAGTAACCGTATGTATGTCAATGACAACTCTGGTCTTAAAGCAGAAACGGGCATTAACAAAGAGGTTGGGTTTAAATATCAGAACAAAAACACACTGGGCGCCAAAAACCTTGGCTTTAGCTTCAAAGTGTTTGATACACGTATTGATGACTACATTATCACGACATGGACGACCAGTACAAGTGCGGAGATGACCAACGGTGGAACCCTTGATATTCAAGGTTTTGAGGCAAGTTTTGTGTATGACATAGGCGCTCTTAGCTCTTTAATCACCTATGCGCACTCCAACTCAAAATTTAGAAATACAGGACTTTCAACGCAAAGAGAACCGGGAGACAGCTTAAGCGTTAACCTTGATTATGCGTTTATGAAAAACCTCTCACTCTCATGGGATTCGTTATTTGTGATGGAAGAAGAGCGTCAGTATATTGCCGCGCAACAGACCAAAGAGGCGTACGATGTGCATGATATTGCAGTGAAATGGAAACCAAGTAGCGTTAAAGGGCTTACCTTAATCGCAGGAGTTGATAATATTTTTGATGAGTCTTACGTCTCTCATGCCTCTGAAAACAGACTTCTTAGTGGTGTTTCACTCTCAGACTACGAACCTGGACGTAACATCAAACTCTCGTTCTCGTATGAATTTTAA
- a CDS encoding response regulator has protein sequence MGKKNEDIKILVVEDETILALQLKMSLQKFGYGISGVEATANDAMRHVDANLPDMVLLDIHLKGEKSGTEAGRYIWQNHHIPIIYLTSYCDNATIKMAMDSEPYGYLSKPFRANDLKATLQAAWYKHTYFHPTLELTRTSNPLIKLPCNYIFDRTSGVLTCKDQSVKLTGNEIKFFQILSESAGNTVSFEQISAYIYREESHDLSRLRNLVYRLRQKIDASLLENVFEAGYRLNV, from the coding sequence ATGGGCAAAAAAAACGAAGATATTAAGATTTTGGTCGTGGAAGATGAGACTATTTTGGCATTGCAACTCAAAATGAGCCTTCAAAAATTTGGCTATGGCATCAGCGGTGTGGAAGCAACCGCCAATGATGCGATGCGTCACGTCGATGCCAATCTGCCCGATATGGTGCTGCTTGACATTCATCTAAAAGGTGAAAAAAGTGGTACGGAAGCGGGGCGTTACATCTGGCAAAACCACCATATTCCTATTATTTATCTAACCTCCTATTGCGACAATGCGACGATCAAAATGGCGATGGATTCGGAGCCTTATGGCTATTTGAGCAAGCCCTTTCGTGCCAATGATCTCAAAGCAACGCTTCAAGCCGCGTGGTACAAACACACCTATTTTCACCCCACGCTAGAGCTTACACGCACCTCCAATCCTCTGATCAAACTGCCGTGCAACTACATCTTTGATCGCACCAGTGGCGTGCTTACATGTAAAGATCAAAGCGTGAAATTAACAGGCAATGAGATCAAATTTTTCCAGATTTTAAGCGAATCGGCTGGCAATACGGTCAGTTTCGAGCAGATCAGTGCGTACATTTACAGAGAAGAGTCACACGATCTCTCGCGCCTGCGCAACCTTGTGTATCGTCTGCGCCAAAAGATCGATGCAAGCCTTTTAGAAAATGTCTTTGAGGCAGGATACCGTCTCAATGTTTAA
- a CDS encoding histidine kinase dimerization/phosphoacceptor domain -containing protein → MFNAFRTLSLSAKFALSFSAIVLCILAVMMAIVIPTWQNERLKSETDTIDRLLTNMEHQVLLTIHVNTLYNASYWEKMNLQMQNRLHALLDAYKEAPTKESSTLIALLNEHFSGFTCNAVLRQNDQALYSTHNALEQNSIFFSTQTPLYEQWNVHDKTKKINICPAGDKEYLFVKKIPHSEYDIALFCHTQEFLKSRSEFETTIGFMLKQSFQNLKNQSAGFAYMMWVDGSEKPCDHNATFRKSHEKDAKNYNTTCCVSESSPTDQPLTGTLKSSDYLKAAHEGKPIHHLLPKLDDPSGKLYPALTWVRYFKGSREYPFVLAASLYEEEIYSDLDPIIVKFLPAILIALFSAFGLGWLLFRGFTCKIDRLLSVAKTIKNGNLKERSRITGDDDIGLLAETFDAMLDSLEENIQTLDAKVAKRTLELEALLKEKEVLLKEVHHRVKNNLSIIIALMQLKENQAQSEESQTLLLELQERIYAIELLHRQLYQSTSIKEIAFDVYVSGLVENMRQTYATDEKKIGLHVSIEPVFLGIEQALACGLLINECVTNAIKHAFDANGGKIDIGFTCKEHECTLSISDTGKGLPKNFALERAQGLGMQLIEGIACQQLQGKLNYKNSGGAHFAIRFTQEA, encoded by the coding sequence ATGTTTAACGCGTTTCGAACCCTTTCGCTTTCGGCGAAATTTGCCCTTAGCTTTAGTGCGATTGTGCTTTGCATTCTTGCCGTGATGATGGCGATTGTCATCCCCACTTGGCAAAATGAACGCCTCAAAAGCGAGACAGATACGATCGATCGCTTACTCACCAACATGGAGCATCAAGTCCTTCTGACCATTCACGTCAATACGCTTTACAACGCTTCGTACTGGGAAAAGATGAATTTGCAGATGCAAAACAGACTGCACGCACTTTTGGATGCATACAAAGAGGCACCAACTAAAGAGTCTTCCACGCTTATTGCGCTTTTAAATGAGCACTTTTCAGGCTTTACATGTAACGCAGTGCTCAGACAAAATGACCAAGCCCTTTACAGCACACACAACGCTTTGGAGCAAAACTCCATCTTCTTTTCCACGCAAACGCCGCTGTATGAGCAGTGGAATGTGCACGATAAAACGAAAAAAATCAACATCTGTCCTGCGGGCGATAAAGAGTACCTTTTTGTCAAAAAAATTCCTCACAGTGAGTATGATATAGCGCTTTTTTGCCATACGCAGGAGTTTTTGAAAAGCCGCAGTGAGTTTGAGACCACCATCGGTTTCATGCTCAAACAGAGCTTTCAAAACCTCAAAAACCAAAGTGCAGGCTTTGCCTACATGATGTGGGTCGATGGCAGTGAAAAACCCTGCGATCACAACGCCACTTTTCGCAAAAGCCACGAGAAAGACGCCAAAAACTACAACACCACCTGTTGCGTTAGCGAATCTTCTCCGACCGATCAGCCGCTTACGGGAACACTTAAGAGTTCGGATTATCTCAAAGCCGCACACGAGGGCAAGCCGATACACCATCTCTTGCCCAAGCTGGATGACCCCTCGGGCAAACTCTACCCTGCCCTTACGTGGGTGCGCTACTTCAAAGGCAGTCGCGAATACCCGTTTGTGCTCGCGGCGAGTCTCTACGAAGAGGAGATCTACAGCGATCTTGACCCCATCATCGTGAAGTTTCTGCCTGCCATTCTTATCGCCCTTTTTTCGGCATTCGGGTTGGGATGGCTGCTTTTTCGAGGCTTTACATGTAAGATCGACCGACTGCTCAGTGTTGCTAAAACGATCAAAAATGGCAACCTCAAAGAGCGAAGTCGCATCACAGGCGATGATGACATTGGGCTTTTGGCTGAAACCTTTGATGCGATGCTTGATTCGCTGGAGGAGAACATCCAGACGCTTGATGCCAAAGTAGCAAAACGTACCTTAGAGCTTGAAGCGCTTCTCAAAGAAAAAGAGGTGCTCTTAAAAGAGGTTCACCACCGCGTGAAAAACAACCTCTCGATCATCATCGCCCTCATGCAACTCAAGGAAAACCAAGCTCAAAGTGAAGAGTCGCAAACGCTGTTACTTGAACTTCAAGAGCGCATCTATGCGATTGAACTCTTACACCGCCAACTCTACCAGTCCACAAGTATTAAAGAGATCGCGTTTGATGTCTATGTGAGTGGTTTGGTCGAAAACATGCGCCAAACCTATGCGACGGATGAGAAAAAAATTGGTTTACATGTAAGCATTGAACCTGTCTTTCTTGGCATCGAACAAGCTCTCGCCTGCGGTCTTTTGATCAATGAATGCGTCACCAACGCGATCAAACACGCCTTTGATGCAAACGGTGGAAAAATCGACATTGGCTTTACATGTAAAGAGCACGAATGTACACTGAGCATCAGCGACACGGGCAAAGGATTGCCAAAGAATTTTGCGCTTGAAAGGGCACAAGGGCTTGGAATGCAGTTGATCGAAGGCATCGCATGCCAACAACTCCAAGGCAAACTGAACTATAAAAATTCAGGCGGAGCGCACTTTGCGATCCGCTTTACGCAAGAGGCTTAG
- a CDS encoding FeoB-associated Cys-rich membrane protein: MLEDVLLVAISLGALYYLYRKLVKNRGCGCGKSSCGEKK, translated from the coding sequence ATGTTAGAAGATGTTTTATTGGTGGCAATTAGTTTAGGAGCACTCTATTACCTCTACCGAAAATTGGTAAAAAATAGAGGATGCGGGTGCGGTAAAAGCAGTTGTGGTGAAAAAAAATAG
- the feoB gene encoding ferrous iron transport protein B: MIKVVLAGQPNCGKSTIFNLVSGIHQHIANYPGVTVDKKIGRFSHHGEKIEMVDLPGTYSFSSYSLEERVAKRFIYEETPDVILNIVDASNLKCNLYLTFQLLEIGIPVVVVLNMMDVATRRGIEIDLEKMQALLGCPVVCSSGSKGEGGEGIMQALLETYHAKAQYVPFRMDYDSLEPFIQEIQNTIVPQESALNQRWLALKVLENDETILEKLAVSHEQRAEVDSCEERFHTMYGKDSAASFALHRYEAAEIIFHQCATVSKLQGETLSDKVDHFILNRWLAFPILILIMFLVYELSIVGGYKLTDYTWPILAAFKNFVIESVPSPDLIYVPLFTDLAIWMVNSANALMNYIPVFFILFVMIAIMEDVGYMPRLAFILDRVFKKFGLHGQSTLPLVLGGAMVGGCAVPGVMSTKGIADERARMATILAVPYMNCLAKVPFYTLILGSFFKEEMGLMMFYISTVTLFVALIVSKLLTSTVLRTKETAPFVMELPPYHLPTFKGVVIKAAQRVWVYIKKVVSIVLAVAIILFALLQFPGLSETSKEAFELKLSDALSRFDATAQTTAYYESVDSREKVSALLNAYDSYKAKRMLVSSSESTQKVDEAFKQKLEKGFVLLKPGKDVEAKSINTALVQLSNARKEILRSMKNEKIENSFLGMVGRSMEPLTQFAGFDWKINVAFLSSFAARESAVATLGSLYENNKADSMRAEEAMYANSGYTPLHAVAILIFMILTPPCIATMIVVKMQFNSYKWMLFAIFFPIGLGVFFSTFIFSFGTLAGWSGVEAMSYFYAFIVLSALILGLLPQRGHAWTGGFRNRP, from the coding sequence ATGATCAAAGTTGTCTTAGCCGGTCAGCCCAACTGTGGCAAATCGACCATTTTTAACTTAGTGAGCGGCATTCACCAACACATTGCCAACTATCCAGGCGTCACGGTCGATAAAAAGATCGGGCGGTTTAGCCATCACGGTGAAAAGATCGAGATGGTGGATTTACCAGGTACGTATTCGTTTAGCTCCTATTCGCTTGAAGAGCGTGTGGCGAAGCGGTTTATCTATGAGGAGACGCCCGATGTGATTTTGAACATTGTGGATGCTTCCAACCTCAAATGCAATCTTTACCTTACGTTTCAACTCTTGGAGATCGGCATCCCCGTCGTTGTGGTGCTCAATATGATGGACGTTGCCACACGAAGGGGCATTGAGATTGATCTCGAAAAAATGCAAGCACTGCTTGGCTGTCCTGTCGTGTGCTCGAGTGGCTCCAAAGGCGAGGGTGGCGAAGGGATCATGCAAGCACTGCTTGAGACGTATCATGCTAAAGCGCAGTACGTTCCGTTTCGAATGGATTATGATAGTTTAGAGCCGTTTATCCAAGAGATTCAAAACACGATCGTGCCCCAAGAGAGTGCACTCAATCAGCGTTGGCTTGCTCTTAAAGTGCTTGAAAATGATGAGACGATTCTCGAAAAACTTGCCGTTTCGCACGAACAAAGAGCCGAAGTGGATTCTTGTGAAGAGCGGTTTCACACAATGTATGGCAAAGACAGTGCCGCTTCTTTTGCGCTCCATCGTTATGAGGCAGCCGAGATTATCTTTCATCAATGCGCAACGGTGAGCAAACTTCAAGGTGAAACGCTTAGTGATAAAGTCGATCACTTCATTCTCAACCGTTGGTTGGCGTTTCCTATCTTAATTTTGATTATGTTTTTGGTCTATGAGCTCTCCATTGTGGGCGGCTACAAGCTGACCGATTATACGTGGCCGATCTTGGCGGCGTTTAAAAATTTTGTGATTGAAAGTGTGCCCTCACCTGATCTGATTTATGTGCCACTTTTTACCGACCTTGCGATCTGGATGGTGAACAGTGCCAATGCGCTGATGAACTATATTCCCGTCTTTTTCATCTTGTTTGTGATGATCGCCATTATGGAAGATGTGGGGTATATGCCGCGTCTGGCGTTCATTCTTGATCGCGTCTTTAAAAAATTTGGTCTGCACGGGCAGTCCACGCTTCCCTTAGTTCTTGGGGGTGCGATGGTTGGAGGGTGCGCCGTTCCTGGTGTCATGTCGACCAAAGGCATTGCCGATGAGCGCGCGCGCATGGCGACCATTTTGGCAGTGCCGTACATGAACTGTTTAGCCAAAGTACCGTTTTACACGCTCATTTTGGGAAGTTTTTTCAAAGAAGAGATGGGACTCATGATGTTTTACATCTCAACGGTAACCCTTTTTGTAGCCCTTATCGTCTCCAAACTGCTCACCAGTACGGTGCTTCGTACCAAAGAGACAGCACCTTTTGTGATGGAGTTGCCACCGTATCATTTGCCGACTTTTAAAGGGGTCGTGATTAAAGCGGCGCAACGGGTGTGGGTGTACATCAAAAAAGTTGTGAGTATCGTGCTTGCCGTGGCGATTATTTTATTTGCTTTGTTGCAATTTCCAGGCTTGAGCGAAACGTCCAAAGAGGCGTTTGAACTCAAACTCAGCGATGCGCTCAGCCGCTTTGATGCGACGGCTCAAACAACGGCGTATTATGAAAGCGTGGACAGTCGTGAGAAGGTCTCAGCCCTTTTAAATGCGTACGATAGCTACAAAGCAAAACGTATGCTGGTCAGTAGCAGTGAGTCGACGCAAAAGGTCGATGAGGCGTTTAAGCAGAAGCTTGAAAAAGGGTTTGTACTGCTAAAACCGGGAAAAGATGTGGAAGCCAAAAGCATCAATACAGCGCTTGTGCAACTCTCCAATGCGCGCAAAGAGATCTTGCGCAGTATGAAAAATGAGAAAATCGAGAACAGCTTTTTAGGCATGGTAGGGCGTTCCATGGAGCCTTTGACCCAATTTGCAGGATTTGATTGGAAGATCAACGTGGCATTTTTAAGCTCATTTGCTGCGCGTGAAAGTGCGGTTGCCACACTCGGATCACTGTATGAGAACAACAAAGCCGACTCCATGCGCGCCGAAGAGGCGATGTATGCCAATAGCGGTTATACACCTCTGCATGCCGTGGCGATCTTGATTTTTATGATTTTAACGCCACCGTGCATTGCGACGATGATCGTGGTGAAGATGCAGTTTAACAGCTATAAATGGATGCTGTTTGCGATTTTCTTCCCCATCGGTCTTGGCGTATTCTTTTCGACTTTTATCTTTAGTTTTGGCACGCTTGCAGGGTGGAGTGGGGTGGAGGCGATGAGCTATTTTTACGCCTTTATTGTTTTGAGTGCCCTTATTTTAGGGCTATTACCGCAACGAGGTCACGCGTGGACGGGTGGATTTAGAAATAGACCGTGA
- a CDS encoding FeoA family protein has translation MYLNELKKGQKCTLVKIHTSGKLRQKLLDMGFIFGADIEVVREAPLYDPMELRIHNYLISLRRTEAGMLEVEAI, from the coding sequence ATGTATTTAAATGAGCTGAAAAAAGGGCAGAAGTGCACGTTGGTGAAGATTCACACGAGCGGAAAACTAAGGCAAAAGCTTTTGGATATGGGATTTATTTTTGGAGCGGACATTGAAGTGGTGCGCGAAGCACCGTTGTATGACCCGATGGAACTGCGCATTCATAACTATCTCATCAGTCTAAGGCGCACGGAAGCTGGGATGTTGGAGGTAGAAGCCATATGA